The sequence GCTCAGCCCCGGCGGAACGGGTTCGAAGCGGTAGACGTCCTCCAGGGTGCGGACGTACCCGATGGGCATCGGCTCGTCGGGGCCGCCGTCCTGACGGTGGTCCAGATACACCTGCTGCTCCGGGCACATCACCACGTCGTGTCCGGCCTCGGCGGCCGCGATGCCTCCGGCGTAACCACGCCAGGAGGAGACCGCGGCGCCCTCGGGGAGGCCGCCTTCGAGGATCTCGTCCCAGCCGATGAGGCGGCGGCCGCGTCCGGTGAGCCAGGTGTCGAAGTGGCGGATGAACCAGGACTGGAGCTCGTCCTCGTCCTTGAGGCCGAGTTCGGCGATCCGGGCCTGGGCGGCCGGGGACTGCTTCCACTGGTCCTTGAGGCACTCGTCGCCGCCGACGTGGATGAACGGCGAGGTCTCGGCGGGGAAGAGCTCCAGGAGCTCCTCGAAGACGCCCTCGTAGAAGCGCAGGGTGTTGTCAGTGGGGGCGAGTACGTTCGGACTGATGCCCCAGGTGTCCCAGACGGAGAGGGTGGTGGTGTCGATGACGTCGGTGTTGCCCAGCTCGGGGTACGCACTGATGGCGGCCTGCGCGTGGCCCGGGATGTCGATCTCGGGGACGACGCGGATATGCCGCTCGGCGGCGTAGGCGACGATCTCGCGGATGTCGTCCTGGGTGTAGTGGCCGCCGTAGGGGGTCTCGTCCCACAGCTCGGAGGCCCGGTGGCCGTACTTGGTGCGCGAGCGCCAGGCGCCGACCTCGGTCAGGCGCGGGTGGCGCTTGATCTCGACGCGCCAGCCCTGGTCGTCGGTGAGGTGGAAGTGGAAGACGTTCAGCTTGTGGGCGGCGAGGAGGTCGAGGTAGCGCAGGACGTCGTCCTT is a genomic window of Streptomyces sp. SID8374 containing:
- a CDS encoding beta-N-acetylhexosaminidase, which encodes MTSDDTTALGLIPAPRKVSWAGSGRAYRPLHEGTVLSAAPGTEGVARLLRATVGAATGLELPPGTEGPRVELSLDPALAPEAYRLSVDTEAVRITGGSPAGLHHGAQTFRQLLGPDAFRRAPIAPGRTWEVPVVAVEDEPRFGWRGLMLDVARHFLPKDDVLRYLDLLAAHKLNVFHFHLTDDQGWRVEIKRHPRLTEVGAWRSRTKYGHRASELWDETPYGGHYTQDDIREIVAYAAERHIRVVPEIDIPGHAQAAISAYPELGNTDVIDTTTLSVWDTWGISPNVLAPTDNTLRFYEGVFEELLELFPAETSPFIHVGGDECLKDQWKQSPAAQARIAELGLKDEDELQSWFIRHFDTWLTGRGRRLIGWDEILEGGLPEGAAVSSWRGYAGGIAAAEAGHDVVMCPEQQVYLDHRQDGGPDEPMPIGYVRTLEDVYRFEPVPPGLSEEAVRHILGAQANVWTEVMQNRSRVDYQVFPRLAAFAEVAWTPLPAPADRDFAGFEERMAGQYARLDALGVDYRRPGGPLPWQRRPGVLGRPIEGAPPVV